One Candidatus Schekmanbacteria bacterium DNA segment encodes these proteins:
- a CDS encoding methyltransferase: MQNKLIIAEPDETLDTISKPPVSILQKKKGYRFSLDPVLLVDFYISTGFKAHEIIDLGTGSGIIPILLCSKKKEIIIKGIELQKSLAKMAERNVILNGMEKQIEIKNCDLKKVKKYFLTESCQAVITNPPFREPSSGRLNEDIEKAIARHEISCNISDVLTAAFFLVKPGGSLFLIYDPRRLSFLIEKMRAWRFEPKIMRFVHSNITSEATMVMISAKKMGNTGVKILKPLFVYEKEKVYTKEIREIYGMC, from the coding sequence TTGCAGAACAAATTGATTATTGCAGAGCCGGACGAGACACTCGATACAATATCAAAACCTCCGGTAAGTATACTGCAGAAAAAAAAGGGTTATAGATTTTCACTTGACCCTGTGCTTCTTGTTGATTTCTATATTTCTACCGGATTTAAAGCACATGAAATAATAGATCTTGGCACAGGATCAGGCATAATACCGATTCTTCTCTGTTCAAAAAAAAAAGAAATCATAATTAAAGGCATAGAACTGCAAAAATCCCTTGCCAAAATGGCAGAGAGGAATGTCATTCTTAACGGAATGGAAAAACAGATTGAGATTAAAAATTGCGACCTTAAGAAGGTAAAAAAATATTTCCTGACTGAAAGTTGTCAGGCTGTGATAACAAACCCTCCGTTCAGGGAGCCTAGCAGTGGAAGACTCAATGAAGATATTGAAAAAGCTATTGCACGACATGAAATCAGCTGCAATATATCTGATGTTTTAACAGCAGCTTTTTTTCTAGTAAAACCAGGTGGTTCATTATTTTTAATTTATGACCCAAGGAGATTAAGTTTCCTTATAGAAAAAATGAGGGCCTGGAGATTTGAGCCCAAAATTATGCGCTTTGTGCATTCCAACATTACATCTGAAGCTACTATGGTAATGATATCTGCAAAAAAAATGGGGAATACCGGAGTTAAAATATTAAAACCACTCTTTGTTTATGAGAAAGAGAAAGTCTATACAAAAGAAATAAGAGAAATATATGGCATGTGCTAA